Below is a window of Flavobacterium sp. CFS9 DNA.
TACAAAAATGACAATTCTCTCGGCATGGAAAGAATTGAAGCCCTATGCGGACGTTGCGGTGGACACTTAGGCCATTTATTTGATGACGGACCTCCACCAACCGGAAAACGTTACTGCATGAATTCGATTGCACTTGACTTTATTCCCGATACTAAATAAACTAATGATGAAAAACTTATTTTTAATTGGCCTTTTAGCATTGTCCTTAAACGGATTTGCTCAAAGCAATAAAACAAAAAGCTCCGCAAATCTGGAAACCATTACACTTGGCGGTGGCTGCTATTGGTGTGTTGAAGCCGTTTATGAAAATCTGGCAGGGGTAAAATCTGTAGTCTCCGGTTTTTCAGGAGGAAAAGTAGCTAATCCAACCTATGAAGAGGTTTGCACAGGAACAACAGGTCACGCCGAAGTAGTTCAGATTACATACGACAAAAACGTAACGGATATCAATGAAATTTTCAAAGTTTTCTTTACCGTTCACGATCCAACAACTTTAAACAGACAAGGAGCTGATGTTGGTACTCAGTATCGTTCTGTTATTTTTTATAAAAATGAAGAACAGAGAAAAGCTGCCGAAAGTATTATTGCTGAACTAAACAAAGCAAAAGTCTACAATAATCCGATTGTAACAAAGGTGGAACCTTTTAAAGTTTTTTATAAAGCCGAAGATTATCATCAAAATTATTATGCCAATAATAAAAATCAGCCGTATTGCAAAATGGTCATTCAGCCCAAAATAGAAAAATTTGAAAAAGTTTTTAAGGATAAATTGAAAAACAAACAAAAGGCATAATTGCACAAAAAAGGGGAAATAAAAAATTATTTCCCCTTTTTCTATATTGCTTTTAAACTATTGTTTAGCCACTTTCTTAAATCTCATTACTGGAATATCTCCCTGAATTAAACTTAGTTTTCCATCTTTATCAATGCTATAGCTTGTAATTTGTTTTATTTGTTTTAGAAATACTTCTTCTCCTCCTCCATCACAATACATCATTGTAGTCGGTCCAGCTTCTCCAAAAGTCAAAGATTTTCCGTTTAGAGTATATGTCGCACTGTAACCATTGCATCCATTATTTCCATAAACCTTCGTTTCTTTTTTATCAAAAGTAATTTGAGGTTTTTTGTTTGGATACAATCCATTAAACGCAATTCTTGGTCCCGAGACATATTCTAATTCCCAAGCTGTGCCAAACAAATCATCTCCGCTTGAAGCAGATTTTGATGCCGAACATGAAGCGAATAATAAAGTTAGAACTGAAAGAGCTGCAAATGTGTATTTTTTCATAAAAATGGATTTTAAAGATTTATAATTTGCTTTTTGAAA
It encodes the following:
- a CDS encoding META domain-containing protein, with the translated sequence MKKYTFAALSVLTLLFASCSASKSASSGDDLFGTAWELEYVSGPRIAFNGLYPNKKPQITFDKKETKVYGNNGCNGYSATYTLNGKSLTFGEAGPTTMMYCDGGGEEVFLKQIKQITSYSIDKDGKLSLIQGDIPVMRFKKVAKQ
- the msrA gene encoding peptide-methionine (S)-S-oxide reductase MsrA, producing the protein MKNLFLIGLLALSLNGFAQSNKTKSSANLETITLGGGCYWCVEAVYENLAGVKSVVSGFSGGKVANPTYEEVCTGTTGHAEVVQITYDKNVTDINEIFKVFFTVHDPTTLNRQGADVGTQYRSVIFYKNEEQRKAAESIIAELNKAKVYNNPIVTKVEPFKVFYKAEDYHQNYYANNKNQPYCKMVIQPKIEKFEKVFKDKLKNKQKA